A genome region from Ferrimicrobium acidiphilum DSM 19497 includes the following:
- a CDS encoding vitamin B12-dependent ribonucleotide reductase has product MKKQLKGLERHFTSQGVDPFASVVWERRDAKISNYRTGEVAFEQDGVEVPSTWSMNATNILSQKYFRGALDSPDREGSLKTVADRIVDTLASWGQKDGYFTGPDEAATFADELKYLLIHQRAAFNSPVWFNIGVKGVPQQGSACFILSVDDTMDAILNWYREEGVIFKGGSGSGVNLSRIRSSMEHLNGGGTASGPVSFMRGADASAGTIKSGGKTRRAAKMVILDVSHPDVEEFIWTKAIEERKARTLEAAGFDMGVDGKDAFSVQYQNANNSVRVSDEFMQAVLEGRDWELRAVTTGEVLRRLPARELMRQIAQAAWECADPGVQYDSTINRWHTTPNAGRINGSNPCSEYMHLDNSSCNLASINLLKYLNDDGSFDVDGFTHAVSLLIVAQDILVGNADYPTDKIAKTSRAFRQLGIGYANLGALLMALGLPYDSEAGRAYGAAITAIMTGYAYDTSACLAARVGAFDGYDADREGMLRVIGMHHEHVSKINSYFVPPELITAAQEIWQETETLAQEQGIRNAQVSLLAPTGTIGLLMDCDTTGIEPDLGLVKFKTLVGGGTMTFVNQTVPRALRSLGYDQTAIDSIVAYIDEHKTILGAPQLKEEHLPVFACAMGDNVISYRGHIAMMSAVQPFLSGAISKTVNLPESATVEDIEEAYIESWRLGLKAVAIYRDNCKVGQPLQTMRKEEKPVVTAEVAELRREIADLGSRSKRERLPRHRQSRTYAFQVADAEGYATVGEYPDGRPGEVFIKVSKQGSTLAGVMDAFSIAVSLGLQHGVPMETFVRKYVNMRFEPAGITDDQDIRIASSLVDYIFRRLAIDYLDTDSRDDLGIHTTGERTRSLLFPTEDSHLPSNKEIDESYGASVTPLPPLDDATPFVQSDAPYCYSCGNVMQRSGSCFVCASCGTTSGCS; this is encoded by the coding sequence ATGAAAAAGCAGCTGAAGGGGTTAGAACGGCATTTCACATCCCAAGGGGTTGATCCGTTTGCATCGGTAGTGTGGGAGCGCCGTGATGCGAAGATCTCTAATTACCGGACAGGAGAGGTGGCCTTCGAACAGGATGGGGTAGAGGTGCCGAGCACCTGGAGCATGAATGCCACCAATATTCTCTCGCAGAAGTACTTCCGAGGTGCGCTCGACTCTCCTGATCGTGAGGGATCGCTTAAGACGGTAGCGGACCGTATCGTCGATACATTGGCTAGTTGGGGTCAAAAAGATGGCTATTTCACCGGACCTGACGAGGCGGCTACCTTCGCCGATGAATTGAAGTATCTCTTGATCCACCAGCGGGCTGCATTTAACTCGCCCGTGTGGTTCAACATAGGAGTGAAGGGCGTGCCACAGCAGGGTTCTGCGTGCTTCATCCTCTCCGTTGATGACACTATGGATGCCATTTTGAATTGGTATCGTGAGGAGGGTGTCATTTTCAAGGGCGGCTCTGGCTCTGGAGTCAATCTCTCTCGAATTCGATCATCGATGGAGCATCTCAATGGCGGCGGGACGGCCTCGGGACCAGTCTCGTTTATGCGTGGCGCTGACGCTTCGGCTGGGACCATCAAGTCGGGAGGCAAGACACGCCGGGCGGCCAAGATGGTCATTCTCGATGTAAGCCACCCGGATGTTGAGGAGTTCATCTGGACGAAGGCGATCGAGGAACGAAAGGCTCGCACCCTCGAGGCGGCAGGCTTCGATATGGGTGTGGACGGCAAGGATGCCTTCTCTGTGCAGTACCAGAACGCGAACAACTCGGTCAGAGTGAGCGATGAGTTCATGCAGGCGGTTCTTGAGGGCCGCGACTGGGAGCTAAGGGCTGTCACCACCGGCGAGGTACTGCGGCGGCTGCCAGCTCGTGAACTTATGCGCCAAATTGCACAGGCCGCTTGGGAGTGTGCGGACCCGGGTGTTCAGTATGACTCAACCATCAACCGCTGGCACACAACCCCTAATGCGGGCAGAATCAATGGATCCAATCCGTGTAGCGAGTACATGCACCTTGATAACTCGTCGTGTAACTTAGCCTCGATTAATCTTTTGAAGTATCTCAATGATGATGGCAGCTTTGACGTTGATGGCTTCACTCATGCGGTCTCCCTCCTGATTGTGGCGCAGGACATTCTTGTTGGCAACGCCGACTATCCGACTGATAAGATTGCCAAGACCTCACGTGCATTTCGTCAGCTCGGCATTGGTTACGCTAATCTTGGTGCGCTACTGATGGCACTCGGCTTACCCTATGATTCAGAGGCAGGGCGTGCCTATGGAGCTGCTATCACCGCGATTATGACGGGCTATGCCTATGACACCTCTGCATGCTTGGCGGCTAGGGTAGGTGCCTTCGATGGTTACGACGCTGATCGTGAGGGGATGCTACGCGTTATTGGCATGCACCATGAGCACGTATCGAAAATTAACTCTTACTTTGTGCCTCCAGAGTTGATAACGGCGGCTCAAGAGATTTGGCAAGAGACGGAGACGCTCGCCCAGGAGCAAGGGATCCGGAACGCTCAAGTGTCGTTACTGGCCCCTACTGGGACTATTGGCCTGCTCATGGACTGTGATACCACTGGGATCGAACCTGACCTTGGTCTTGTCAAGTTCAAGACACTCGTAGGCGGCGGAACGATGACTTTTGTCAATCAGACTGTTCCTCGGGCGTTGCGATCGCTTGGCTATGACCAGACAGCGATCGACTCTATAGTGGCATATATAGATGAGCACAAGACAATACTGGGTGCACCGCAACTGAAGGAAGAACACCTGCCGGTCTTTGCTTGTGCCATGGGTGACAATGTCATTAGCTACCGTGGTCACATTGCGATGATGTCGGCAGTACAGCCATTCTTGTCAGGCGCCATCTCCAAGACCGTCAATCTTCCTGAGTCTGCGACGGTGGAGGATATCGAAGAGGCCTATATAGAGAGTTGGCGGCTCGGCTTGAAGGCTGTTGCGATCTATCGCGATAACTGCAAAGTCGGTCAACCTCTCCAGACGATGCGCAAGGAAGAGAAGCCCGTAGTGACCGCAGAGGTTGCCGAGTTGCGGCGTGAGATCGCGGATCTTGGTTCACGTTCCAAGCGAGAGAGATTGCCGAGGCATCGACAGTCGAGAACATACGCATTCCAGGTCGCCGATGCTGAGGGCTATGCCACCGTCGGGGAGTATCCTGATGGACGTCCGGGCGAGGTTTTCATAAAGGTATCGAAGCAGGGATCGACGCTTGCTGGAGTTATGGACGCATTCTCGATTGCCGTCAGCCTGGGCCTCCAACATGGAGTACCAATGGAGACCTTCGTCCGCAAGTACGTGAATATGCGGTTTGAGCCTGCTGGTATCACAGACGATCAAGACATTCGTATCGCCTCGAGCCTGGTGGATTACATCTTCCGTAGGCTAGCGATTGATTACCTTGACACTGATTCTCGCGACGATTTGGGAATCCACACTACTGGCGAGCGGACTCGTAGCTTGCTGTTCCCAACAGAGGATTCACATCTTCCTTCGAACAAGGAGATTGATGAGAGTTACGGTGCTTCGGTGACGCCATTGCCTCCGCTTGACGATGCGACGCCATTCGTGCAATCAGACGCCCCGTACTGTTATTCCTGCGGCAACGTGATGCAGCGGTCTGGTTCGTGCTTTGTATGTGCGAGTTGTGGGACCACGTCAGGGTGTTCGTAA